A single window of Schistosoma mansoni strain Puerto Rico chromosome 7, complete genome DNA harbors:
- a CDS encoding putative sorting and assembly machinery (sam50) protein has translation MPTDTYYNLESIPATVDEVVVSGLDRTHDSIVKKQFVTLVKSQNLRDLFENVRVAKEKLAKLGVFKTIFAVVDVSEDHSKPDAYKITFKVEEKRFVTARMSMTYGTDGITKACGNVRLNNFARRAECADIDVEIGSNQMVSKCLFASYELTTGSVIGRFPYHTSYLLCEIGFANPTAPLGVLKECGSAVKSSLRHVFESDARPDLVFPDSGYLCKISQEIASITPGSQTGQPNCNYRLLKTKDCTLFFSDSGSLVDRALQLKLEGLLQKPFRLCDWLVGEVTFSSGLIHSLSKHPVHISDRFFLGGPLELRGFQWRTVSPSEPLLVPTVGTLDSYKATLDNNDQQSLSTPVSVNSPSSPVGADAFWLTGAHLYTPLPYWGAEEGSLAAQLRLHGFLLAGSTLERPIQKLIDSPSTCRTVNEFSQYFLNELKGRPRTVIGMGIVFRFAGILRVELNYCFPMTYQPGDQVKPGFAFGFGMYYM, from the exons ATGCCTACGGATACTTATTATAATTTGGAGTCCATACCTGCTACCGTCGATGAAGTTGTTGTTTCTGGATTGGACAGGACACACGATTCAATTGTCAAAAAACAA TTTGTGACATTGGTGAAATCTCAGAATTTGCGGGACCTTTTTGAGAATGTGAGGGTTGCCAAAGAAAAGCTCGCAAAACTTGGAGTGTTCAAAACTATTTTCGCTGTTGTGGATGTGTCTGAAGATCATTCAAAGCCGGATGCATATAAA ATTACCTTCAAAGTTGAGGAAAAACGCTTCGTTACTGCCCGAATGTCAATGACTTATGGAACTGATGGAATTACAAAAGCATGTGGAAACGTTCGTCTCAATAATTTTGCTCGCCGTGCTGAATgcgctgatattgatgttgagATCGGTTCAAACCAGATGGTTTCCAA GTGCTTATTTGCATCTTACGAACTAACTACTGGATCTGTAATTGGAAGGTTTCCTTATCATACTTCTTATTTATTGTGTGAAATCGGTTTTGCAA atCCTACTGCACCGTTAGGCGTCCTCAAAGAATGCGGATCAGCAGTGAAATCTAGTCTTCGTCATGTTTTCGAATCAGATGCTCGTCCTGATTTAGTCTTTCCAGATTCTGGTTATCTCTGTAAAATAAGCCAAGAAATTGCCTCCATTACTCCTGGTAGTCAAACAGGACAGCCTAAT TGTAATTATCGACTACTTAAAACTAAAGATTGTACTCTTTTCTTCAGTGATTCAGGTTCTTTAGTCGATCGTGCATTGCAATTGAAATTGGAGGGATTGCTTCAAAAACCATTTCGTTTATGTGACTGGCTTGTTGGAGAAGTGACATTTTCTTCTGGATTGATTCATTCTTTGAGTAAACATCCG GTTCATATTTCTGATCGATTTTTTTTGGGTGGACCTTTAGAACTTAGAGGATTTCAATGGCGTACTGTAAGTCCATCAGAGCCATTACTAGTACCAACTGTTGGAACGTTAGACAGTTATAAAGCAACACTTGATAATAACGATCAACAATCATTATCAACACCTGTGTCTGTTAACTCACCATCATCACCTGTTGGTGCTGATGCTTTCTGGTTAACTGGAGCTCATTTATACACTCCATTGCCATATTGGGGCGCTGAAGAAGGTTCATTAGCTGCACAATTACGTCTACATGGATTCCTTCTTGCGG GTTCTACACTGGAAAGACCTATTCAAAAATTGATTGATTCACCTTCTACATGTAGAACTGTTAATGAATTTAGTCAGTATTTCTTGAATGAACTAAAAGGTCGACCTCGTACCGTAATTGGTATGGGTATAGTATTTCGTTTCGCTGGAATTTTACGCGTTGAATTGAATTATTGTTTCCCAATGACATATCAACCTGGTGATCAAGTAAAGCCTGGATTCGCTTTTGGATTTGGAATGTATTACATGTGA